The genomic interval CAGGATCGTGGCGTCCCGGCGCGTGTCGTCACCTTCATAGGCGTTGTAGAGCGCCTCCTCGACGGGTTCGAAACCATAGCCGCCCGTATCCCATTTGGGGCCTGAATAACCGTTGATTCCGATGAGCGTCGGGAAGACCGTACCGCCGGCTTTCGTCGGATTCTCCCAGGTGCGGCTGCTGGGAGAATCGGTATAGTTGATCTCGAAAATCGATTCCGTCCCCCATTCGCCGCTGTCGGTCCAGAGGCCGGCGAAATCGCTCCGGAGAGAATAAAGTCCGGAGCCGATGATCTCGCACATATCGGTCAGCACCGTTGCGTAGCGGGAGGCATCCTGCTGGTACATCACCACGTTGGCGCGAAGCATCTGTGCGGCTGCACGCGTGAAGCGACCCAGTTCGGCGGATTTCACGACCTTGGGAAGCCCGCTGCCGGTCAGCGCGGCATCCAGATCGCCGATGATCTTGGCATAAACCCCGTCTGCCGTAAGTTGGTCGATCAGGTAATCGGGCCCCGTCGGATTGCGGTCGTAGTAGGGGACATTTCCGAAAAGTTTCCACAGCCAGGTATAATAGTAGGCACGCAGGGCGTAGGCCTCGGCCTTGATTCGGCTGCGGGTCGCACCCGACATGCCTTCCGCCGTATCGACGTACTGCAGCACGGTATTGGCACGGTAGACGCCCGAATAAAGGACGACCCAGAGGACCGACGGCGTATGGTTGGGCGTCGCGGAGAATTTACGCATGAGTTGCAGGTAGGGAATGTCGGTCTCGTTGGCCCCGCCGACGCGTACGTCGTCCGACATGACGTCGGATACGAATGCCAGCGGACCGTATTCCCCGAAGACGAAATCCGGCCACTGAAGGGGCGCATAGGCCGCCATCAGTCCTTTCAACAGAGTTTCATAATCATCGTAATAATCTTTTTCGGGAATCTCCGTCGTGGGGTCCACGTCGAGGAAATCCGATGTGCAGGAGACGGACACCGAAAGGACCAATGCCGCCAATATAATCCGTATGTATTTCATGTTCATCGTCGTTTTGAGGTTAGAAGGTGATGTTGGCTCCGATGGTAAAGATGCGCGCCGTAGGATAAACGCCGCGATCAACACCCAGCGAGGTCCCGCCGGAGGAGATTTCCGGATCGAAGCCTTCGTACGAAGTCAGGGTCCAGAGATTCTCGGCTCCGACCCAGAGGCGCAGCCGCTCGATATGGACCTTGCGGAGCAACGCCGCAGGGAACGAATAGCCCAGTTGGAGACTGCGCAGGCGAAGGAAGGAACCGTCGTGCACGTAAAGGTCCGACGACTGCCAGTTGGCGGCGTCGACATTGCGGGAGAGGCGCGGAATACGGTTCGAGGAGCCGGGCCCCGTCCAGCGATCGAGCATGTGACGCGGCATGTTGAGGTAAGGATAGTCCGACCGATAGGAGGCATCGAAGATATCGTTGCCGATCGTGGCATTGAAAAAGGCCCCGAGGTCGATGCCCTTCCAAGCCACTGCGAGGTTGAAACCTAAAGTCCAGTCGGGTGCACCTTTGCCGATCTTCACACGGTCGGCATCGTCGATCGTTCCGTCGCCGTTGCAATCGACGAACCTCACGTCGCCCGGGCGCGCATCGGGCTGGAGCATTTCACCCCGGGAATTGACATAGTCGGCGACCTCGTCGGCCGTCTGGAAGATGCCTGCCGTGCGCATACCGTAGAAGAAAGGGAACGGTTCGCCGTTCTCGGCGCGGGTGATGGTGCCGATATTACCCAACACCGTATCGTAATTGGCCCAGCCGTTTTGATTACCCAGGCGTATCAGCCGGTTGCTGATATAGGTAGCGTTGCCGCCGATATCGAACGAGACGTCCGACACCTGGAAGAGGTAATGGAGGTCTATCTCCACACCGCTGTTTTTCATGTCGCCCACGTTGCCGTAAGGCCGGGAATTACCGATATACTGCGGCAACGGAACGGTCATCAGCATACCGTTGGTGCGCTTGTTGAAATAATCCACCGTCAGCGAAAGTCGGTTTCCGAAGAACGACGCGTCGATACCTACGTCGAACTGCTCGGATTCTTCCCATTTCAGACCGTCGTTCGGATAGCCGCTCGGCGTAGCACCCGGTATCAACGTATTCAGCCCTTCGGGACCGAGTATGTAATCCGCACCACCGGTCACGGTCGAAATATAGTGGAAAGAACCGATCGATTCGTTGCCGTTCAGGCCCCAGCTGGCACGGAGTTTCAGCGAAGAGAGTGCCTTCGGGCGGTTTGCCATGAAAGGTTCATTGGTGAGGTTCCATCCCACAGAAACCGACGGAAAGGTAGCCCACTTGTGCGCCGGACCGAAATTCGATGATCCATCGCGGCGAAGTGTGAACTCGGCCATGTAACGTTCGTCGTAATTATAGCTCACACGGCCGAAATACGACAGCAGCCGGTGGTCGGGCGAAGGTGCTCCCCAGGCGCTGCGCGAATTGTCATCGGACTCGGTCGTGTCGATCCACGGCTGCGAAGGGTCGCTGATGTCGTAGCTCGAACCGCCGACGTTCTGCGAGTGCGAGGACTGTGCCGACTGTCCCAGCAGAACTGTAAGCTGATGCCGTTCGCCCAGCGTACAGTCGTAGGTCAGCGTGTTCTCGACCTGCCACGTGAAGAGCCGTTCCATACTCGACCAGACCGACGAGCGGTCGGCATAAGTGTAACGCCCCAGATAATAGGGCATCTGATAGCCGTCGTTGCTGCTGAAGACCAGTTCCGTGCCATAGGATGATTTAAATTTCAGTCCTTTATAGAGCTCGATCTCGCCCCAGATATTGCCGATCAGCTTGTCGGCGGCGGACTTGTCGCCCGGCAGGTGCAGTTGAGCGATCGGGTTGACCATGTTGCCGAAATTGTCGCCTGCGATGGCGAAAACCCGGCCCGAAAAGTCAGTCACGGCCGTGGGATGTTCGTTGAGGACCTCCTCGGGGTTGCCGGCATAGACTCCCATGATCGGGGACATCGAAACGGCACTGCCCAGCACACTGCCGCGTTCGCTGTTCTCACCGATACTACGCGACACGGTACGCGAATAGGCCATATTGACACCAGCGCGCGCCGAACGGAAAAAGCGCTGCTCGGATTTCTCGAAAAGCGTATAGTTCGTATTGGCCCGGACGCTATAACGGTCATAATTCGACCGATTGACATCGCCGCCGATGATACCTTCGTTATACAGATAACCGAACGACAGATAGTAATTTACCTTATCGTTGCCGCCGCTGACGCTGGCCTGATGCTCCACGACAGGCGCATTGTAGTTGAAGAGCTCCTTCTGCCAGTTCGTGCCCTTGCCCAGCGCCGCCGGGTTCTCGTAGATCGGGGACAGGCCGCTGTTCATATTCATCTCATTCATCATCACAGCGTATTCATGGGCGTTGAGCACGTCCTTCGTGCGCCAGGGGCTCTGCCATCCGTAGGAGAACGAGTAATCGACCGACGTACGGCCCTTGTTGCCCTGACGGGTCGTGACCAGAATGACGCCATTCGCACCGCGGGCACCGTAAATGGCAGCCGACGCGGCGTCCTTGAGCACCTCGACCGAGAGAATGTCGGCCGGATTAAGATAGTCGATATTGCTGCTGACGGGCATCCCATCGACAATGTAGAGCGGATTGCTGTCGTTGATAGTCCCCACGCCGCGGATGCGTACACGAACCCCGGAACCGGGCTGGCCGGAGCTCTGCGTGATGTTCACACCCGACACCATGCCTTTCAGCACATTGTCGATGCGAGTGCCCGTCACACGTCTCAGGTCGTCGCCCTTCACGCTGCTGATGGCCGCCGTGACGACGCTTTTACGCTGAACGCCGTAACCGACCACCACCACATTCTCCAACGTCTGGACATCGTCTTGCAGGACGATCTCCAACGTCCGGCCCGCATCGGCCGGGAGAGTTACCTGCTGTTTCTCATAGCCTATACAGGAGATCTCGAGCCGGTCGGCACCGACAGGCAGTTGCAGGCAGAAACTGCCGTCAGAGGCAGAGGTGGTTCCCACTGTCGGGAACTGCGGCAGCACGATCGTTGCTCCGGTGACAGGGCGTTTCTGTTCGTCGATCACGACACCCTGGACTTTCCGCGTTCCGGGAAGAGCGGGAACGGATCGCCGGGGACGGAAGACGGAAATCTTCCGTCCGTCGATCTGGTAAGTCAGGTCGGTCCCTGACAGTAATTGTCGCAGGGCCGTCCCGAGCGTCGCATTGTCAACGTGCAGGGAGACCTTCAGGTCCGGATCGACATCGTTGTCGCGCAGGATGATCGAACAGCCGCTCTGTTCACCGATCCGGTTGAGTATCCGGATAACCGGTTGCTCATCGGCATGGATCGTAATCCGGGCGTTGGACCCGGATTGCGCCGCGGCCGGCAGCCCCCAGAACAGCAGGCACCCGACCGGCAGCAGATACCGGAACAGGGAGTTTCTCAGGTTCAGGTAGAGTTTGTTCATCGTATTCAGGTTGGTTTAGATTGTGGTGCGTTATCAATTCCGGTCCGAGAGTCGCAGTGTTCCGTCGGTCGTTGTCCAGGTATATTTCCGGTCCACGTCGATGTAGCGGAGTATTTCGTCGAGCGAGAGGCGCAGGTCGATGCTTCCCGAGAAGGACTCATGAGCGGCTTTTTCGCTGCTGACCTCAATTCGTACGTTAAAATGGCGTTGCAACTTGTCCAGAATCTCCCGGAACGGCGTGTTGACGAACGACAGGCGTCCGTTGATCCAATCTGCCGCCAGCGCGGTTACGGCCGGGTGAGATTCGAACAGCCCTGAGGTACGGTCGAATCGTGCCTGCCGGTCAGGAAGGAGCGAAAGGCGGCGTCCGTCGGCTGCAGCTACCTCCACGCGACCTTTGAGCAGATCGACCTCGACGGTCCGGGCATCGGCGTAAGCCTGCACATTAAAGGAGGTTCCCAGCACCGTGACATCCAGCACGTCAGTCCGGACGGTAAAAGGGCATCCGACATTACGCGCAACCTCGAAATAGCCTTCGCCTTCGAGCCGCACCTGACGGTCCTTACGACCGAAATCGCTGGCATATATAAGTTTAGAACCGGCATTGAGCCATACCAGGGAGCTGTCGGGCAGCATGATCTGCGAACGGGCGCCTGCCGGAACCGTCACTTCGCAAAGGCCGGGCTCCGCATCAAGCCGGAGTACGAAAAGCGAGGCGGCTCCCACGACGATACCGACCAAGAGAGCGGCTGCGACACGCGTCCAACCAGCAATCCGCCAAAGCGACGGCCTGCGGCGGGATGCGGCGATCCGCCGCTCCGCCTCCCGGTACCGGGCCTTTTTGTCAGTTTCGAAACGGGGGATGAGCGACTGGGCATATAGGCGGCTCAGCTCCTCGAAACGCCTGCGGTGTCGTTCGTCACTTTGTACGAACTCGAGAAACCGGGCGATATCCGGGTCCGACAGGTTCCCGGTCAGGTAGTCGATAATCAGCTCCTCAAAATATTTTTCCATCTTGTCCAGTTTTGCATGCATAATAAATTACGCATGCGGGTCCTGCATCGTTTAGCAGGACCCGCCGTTTTTTTGTTTGGACGGATAATCAGGGTTTGAAAAAGGTCGTGAAAAGATAGACAGTCAGTAACGGTCCTAATTCGACACGAAGGCGGTCGAGAGCGTTCTTGATGTGAACTCGTACCGTGACGGGGTCGATCCGCAGGTTCTCGGCGATCTCCCGGGCGGATTCTCCCCGATAGAAGTATTGTTCGAAGACGGCCCGGCAGCGCTCAGGAAGCGTTTCGACGACAGCCCGGATACGTGTCTCCACCTCTTGTGCGGACAGAACCTCGAGCGGATGAGCGTCGGTGAGACATCGTTGCTCGGCAAACAGCAACAACTCCCGTTCGTAGCCTTCCCGCAGCCGACGGCGGAACAACTGCGAGCGGATATGGCTGATACAAGCGTTCCGGACGCTGTTGACGAGATATCCGTGCAAAGGGACCCGATAACGGCCGCGATGTTCCCATATATTGACAAAGACGTCGTTGACAAGTTCCTCGGCGCTCACAGGATCGGGGACATAGGTCGCCGCGCAGGCACACAGATAGGAAAAATAGGAGTCATACAAGGCGGCGAACGCCGATTCGCTGCCCCGATTAAGTCCATCGATAATTTCCTTCCCTACCGTTTTCATAAGCGGTCAGAATCTGCATGGGGTTCGCCGGATAAAGATACGCAGACAAAATGAATTCATCAACAAACCCCCGTTTGTCTTAATACGCATTCAGAGGCCGATCCGTTTATATTATTGGCGACTACCTACAAATAAAGTGTTAGGAAGCTGTTTTTCAGAAAGATATCAATTCCTTCCACACGGATTCGAAGTCGTTTCTAATAGCCATTCTTTATTATTCAGAACGTTGCAATCTACAGTATCCCTTCACGGGGAAAACTTATCCGCGAGATTCATTTCGGATAACGGAACAGATAAAAGTTATTCTTCTCAGAACAGGCGTTGTATCCATAGAATATTTTATTCTTTTCATCGTAGAGAATATGGGTCAGTGGATGTGAAAGAGCAATCCGGTCCAACTGGCTGCCATCGTATCCGTAAACCTCCAATATGTTTCCTTCTCCGGATCCATCGCTCGCAAACAGACAAGCAAACCGATCGCCCATACAGATAATATCGTTATAACCGGACGACACAGAATTTTCCGGACCGGTTATCACGCATCGGGGCAGCAGATCCGTCCCCAAGAGTTCGAAGATTTCGATTCGATCGGACTCCATATAGGCTTTAACGAGATGACGGCCATCCGTTGCAAGAAGATAGTCGTACTCCAAATATTGATCTTTCTCCGGATCGCGTTGTAAAAGTTCTTCCGCATAAGATACGACATTGCCATGTCGCAGGTTCACGATCGACAATTCATCTTTTTGGCGGTCAGAGGCCCGCATCGCATAGAATGAATCGTTCATCTGCAAAATATCGACATACGGTTTGAAAAGTGACTTGTCTTGGGTTCGGCGACCGACTATATCCAATACACATTCGGTCTCCAATGAATCATTCCGTACGAGATAGCGTGTCAATTTCCCGGCCGGAATATCGTAGAGTATTACCGCATTACGTTCAACGGTCTGTCCCCAGTTTGCCGCAATCAGCTCTCCCGGGCCCCGTCCTTTCCGGATATAGCTTCCGTGGTATTTCAACTCCGGAAGGCTCCACAATTGGAGGACACCATCGGCCTGAGACGTATATATGACAATATATCGGTCCGTCAATTTCCAATCAAGCACAGAGATTACCGAATCGGGCGTCACAAGATCGCCTTCCAGCGAGTTTACAACCTGCGGGTCTTTGATGACCGTCGGACAATTGGACCGCGTATCGGTACATGCCACGGCAATTATCGACCAAACGAAAATAAAAGCGCATATTCTTTTCATAATCATTTTTAGAGTATTTCTTTTTTAGAAAGGCTCTATCTATTATTTAAAATATCTGCAACCGTTTCTACAATCACAACCGACTGCCACCGGATTGAGAGATTCATCCTGCGTCAAAGCCCCGATACTGGCATTCAGCAGATCGGAAGGAGCCGGCCGGTAGTTGCCATACGGGTGCTCCGGTGTCTTCGCTTTTCGGGTGGCAGCCGGTCGAATCCTGCGCGAGCGAACTCAAGACGGTTGATCAGGCACGAGGTGCATCACGTGGGCTCCCCATAGGCCCGTCGGCCAGCGCATCGGCCGATCGTCCTTCGCAACGAACCTTCAGATCGACAGGAAATCCGGCTTCACTACCGCAATCCTTTACGAGCCTGCATGCGGGAATATCCGACGAGCGTCAGTGAGCAGCACGAAGAGCATATCAAAAATTTAAATCCGTTATATCATATTTTTGAAATTGCTCTGAAGTTCGGTCAAATGTATAAAGCGCGCCGTTTTTCAAGTCAAAGTCAAATGCCGTAGCCATATACGGAAGACGAATTTCAGCCAGAGGTTCACCGTCCCAGTCGAATAACTGGATAACGGGTGAAATTTTGCCGGGTTCCAACTCGAACTCTTTTTCAGTGGCCCCGAAATATAAGGCTCCGAAAAAATCCGGATAAGCCAGCAGATGCATGTAGGTGCGGATTCTCTCTCCGTACTCCCGGGCCTGAATGTCTTTCGTCTTATCGAGCCGCTTTCCGACGCAGATCGTCCGGGCGAACGAACCGTCCGGAGCATAGAGGTTGATGTGGTTCAGCAGGGTAGGAGCCTCCACAACTCGCCGCCGGTCGGGATTGTATTGGATCAATGTCGCCAGAATGTTGTAGTTCCCATTGCCGGGATCGACTCGGGATTCGTTCAGAGGAATGAGACACAAGGGCTCCGTACGCCGGCCGTTTTCGATGAAATATCGGATTTGCCGGGTTTCGTCCGATGTTATCTCCCGGCACATGAAGGTTGAGTCGTTGATATACAGGAATCGGAATGCCGTGGATACTAAAGAGTCCTTTATCGTGGATAGATGCAACCGCTTGCTTTCAAGTGTTCGGGTGACATTGAAACACTCCAGCCGTTTCCGGACCACGTTGTGCAAAGTAAAGCATAAATCGCCTTTTTCCCGATAGAAGACCGACTGGCTGATCCACGGAGGCATGATGAACTCCTGAGGACCATTCCCCAATAGCAGATAACTCCCCAGATTTCGGTGGTCCGGTAAGGAAAGAAAGGTCAGGAATCCGTTTTTGTTTGCCGTGGAGAGAATCAGCAGGGAGTCGTGGACAATGAAATCCTGTGTGCCGATGATTCCGAAATCCACACTTTCTGCATCCTGTGCCGTAAGCGAATAAGTGCGGGGAAACTCCCGGATATAACGAACTTCTTCGAAAGCCATGTGGGCTTCGGGATTCGTACTGCAACTGGACAAGACGAGAACTATCAGTACGATAGCCAGACTTTTTTTCATAAATACGGTTTTAAATAGCGCCCAATAAAATTATTAGGCGCTTTGAATTAATCAACATTCACTTCTAAATGCATACCAAGTAGGCTTTCCTGGAACATATTCACATGTAGGACAATATCTTACCTGCATTGCAGAATCAGATGTAATACTATTAAAACACTCTCTTTTGCCGTTAGATTCTCCTGGATCCAACGATTCATCCTGCGCCAAAGCCTCGATATTGGCATTCAGCAGATCGAAAGGATCCGGCCGGTAATTTGCCATATAGGCAGTTACAGCCGCGGCAGCCATCAATACGACAGCACCCGCAAAAATCAGTTTCTTTTTCATACATGAAAATTTTAGGTTAAAAAGGTATAGCTTTTCTCGAATTTTACAGTTATCATGAAACAATCTGCAAAATCCGCTCTAAAGTTATATACTTTCTATTTAAAAATGCAAATATTTCGACAAAAATCTTGTATAATACACATGCCGGATATTAAGGCAATCAAAAGACACTCAAAGCGCAGACGAATTCACATATATAGTAAAATTATTTACAATCATTCTTTGCGGAGCTCGCACAAAAAAAGACACCGGGTGATCCGGTGTCTTCGCTTTTCGGTCCGAAGCCGCCATACGGTCGGCGGTCTGAAAGGCTGTCTGCGGAAGGAGGTCCGGCCGGTGCGCATGCGAAGCGTTCCGCCGATCCTGAAAGTTACCGCGGACGGAACGGAGGAGGACCTCCCGGGCCGCCGGGCCCCATCCGACGGCGGCCTTCCAGGTGCTCCATGCCGTCGTAATCCTTGATATTCGTGGAGCCTTTCTTGCCGAAGCGGCGCAGATTGTAGGTAAACTGCACCATATAATAGCGGCCGATCACGCTGTTCGTGGCGTTCTGCGTCCATCCCGAACCCGTCGTGCGGGCGAATGCCTTGTTCTGATTGAACATGTCGTTCACGCCGACCATGATCTCGCCGCGCCGGTTGCGGAAGACTTTCTTGCCGACGTAAACGTTGCAGAGCGTGTAGTGGCTGTCGTAATCGTTCGTAAAGCCGATATACTGCGTGTAGGCCGCACTCGCCGTAAGCGTGAAGCCGAGCGGGAAGACCACCTTCAGATCCCCCTGCGCCGTATGGCTGAAGTAGCGGTTTTTCGAATCGGAGGCATCGAGCGAGTTGGTCGCCTCGTTGTACGTACCGTTCCACGCCAGCGTGAAATCGACGTTCTCGGAGATGTTGCTGCCCAGCACGGCACGGAAGTCGTATCCCATATTGCTCGCGTCGTTGCGCTCGCCGCCCGAAATCATTCCCGTCGCCGCATCCACCGTACCGCCCAACATGCTCGGGGTCTTGCTGTAAACGATGCCCGCCATGACGTTGAAGTTCGACTTGAGGAACCCGATCGGGAAGCCGTAGCTCAAGTGGGTCATCAGGCTCCGGCTGCCGTCGAGATTGACCGGCATGGAATAGAAGTTGGGCGTATAACGCTGACCGTCTATTTCGATCGAGGGATTCTGCACCGTATGCGTGGCGATGTAATCCGACGTGCTCTGGAACGAGAACATCCACATGAACGTCCGGCCCTTCTCGACGTTCGAATTGACGTAGTGGAAATTGACGCGGTGCGAGTAGAAGGGTTTGAGCCCCGGATTACCGTGCGAAATGTTCTGTGCATCCGATATGTCGTAGACGCTCTGCAGGTTGGTCACCTCCGGATTGTCCGTATAGGAAGAGACGAACAGCCGCAGCGAGTTCTCACGATTGATGTTGAGCTGGCCCATCATGAAGTAGGTCACGTCGTTGTAGTTGTGGCGGATCTTCTCCGAACCGTTCTGCGTCACCATGCCGTCGAGCAACGAGCGCTGGTAGTAAACGTTCGCGATGAACGTGTTGCGCTCCTTCGAATAGCGGAATCCCGGACCGAAGCGATGCGTGGTGAAGTTGCTCTCGTAGGCGTTCGACAACTGCGGATCGGGCGTCAGTCCGGCGATCGAGAAGTCGCTGCCCGTTTCGTAGGAGCGCTTGTCGCGCTCCTGATGGTCGTAGGTGGCGCGGTACTGGAAGCTCACCTGCGCGTATTTGGCCACCGGTTCCGTGTAGGTGAACTCGCCGCGCAGGGTATGGCTGCGCGAAGGCGCCATATCGCGCAGGTAGCGCAACTGCACGTAATCGTCCGGAATCCATACGCCGGTCGCGGGATCGGTGACAGGGCGGTCGGGAAGGCTGCCCAGTTGGTTGGAGTAGGAAGTGGCGTTGTTCTCGCTGTCCGAATAGCGGAAACTGCCGTTGAGCGTGATCGTCCGGCCGTCCTTGCCCAGTTTGGCGCGGTAAACGGCGAATGTCCCGAGGCTGTATCCGCTGCGGAGGCCGTCGTTGAAGTTGTCCGTGCGGCTGTATCCGCTCTCGCCGTACTGCCAGCCCTGCGTCGTACTCCACGGATCGTTGGACTGGTAGCTGAAGTTCGGCCGGACCATCAGGTTCTGGTTCTCGGATATTTTCCACTCCAGACGGGCGTTGAACCGGTGGTTGAAGCCCTTCGTGTCGGAGTAGCCCGTCGTCGAGAGGGTATCGACGGCCATCGGGGCCTCGTACCACTTCTGCGTCGTCGAACGGTTCGTGGTATTGGTGTTGTTGAAGAAATAGCTGCCCTGGAACGAAAGCTGGTCGCGTTTGCCCCACGTATCGGAATAGTTCAGTCCGACCGCATTAACCTTCGCCACACCGCTCTGGGGCCGCATCATGTACTGGCCCACGCCGCCGCGGCGTCCGCCCGAACCGCCCGTGACGCCGAGAATGTCCTCGAACGAGAAGTTCTGCTGATTGACGTTGTTGAACAACCCGATCACCGACACGCGGCTGTCGCCCGAGAAGATATTGACGTTGCCGCCGGCGATGTACTTGTGCTGCGACTCGGTCTTCGTGTCGGCGTCATAACCGTATCCGGCGTAGAGTTTTCCGAACTGTCCCTGACGCATGCCGGGCTTGGTCACGATATTGAGGGCCTTGTACCCCTCGCCGTCGTCCATGCCCGAGAACTCGGCCGCGTCGGAGAGCTTGTTGTAAACCTCCACGCGCTCGACGGCCTCGGCCGGCAGCGACTTGATGGCCGTCGTCACGTCCTCGCCGAAGAACTCCTTGCCGTCCACGAAGATTTTCTTGATCTCCTCGCCCTGGGCCTCCACCGTGCCGTCCGTGACGGTGATGCCCGGCATCTTCTTCAGCAGGCCCTCGACGTCGGCGTCGGTGGTCACCTTGAAGGCCCCGGCATTATAGCTCACCGTGTCGCCCTTCTGCGAGGTGCGCATGGCCTTGACCTCCTTGACCACGGTCTCGATCTGCACGCCCGGCTTGAGCTTCAGCACGCCGAGCGACACCTTCGGCGACGCGACGCGGAAGGTCGTATCGAGGGTGTTGTAGCCGAGGAACGATACCGACAGTCCGTACTCCCCGTAGGAGAGCGACGGAATCGACACCGATCCCTCGTAGGCGGAGGTGAGATACTGTTTCTTCTCCGGATTCCTGGCCGGTGTCACGGTCAGGACCGCGCCGACCACGCTCTCTCCGGTGTCGGCATCCACGATCCGTCCCGTGACGGCCCCGGTCTGTGCGGAGGCCGCCGCCGCGAAGAGCGCCAGCAGGGTAGTCAGTAGTACGTTTTTCATTTTATTTAATAACACTTGTTTGCACGCGCGAAGTTAATTCATTTCCCGCAACGGCGGTTCGACAGAGAGGCGAAACGGCAAAAAAAGGGCGCCAATCGACCGACCGGCGCCCCGGCTGCAACAAGCCGCCGAAAATCCGGTATCACTTCTTTCCCTTCATCTTCTCACGGGGACAGGGTCTGTCGCAGCATGCGCCCTCCCGGCATGCGGGAGCGCCTTCGGGCGCCTTGCGCATCATCTGCGGACCGCGGCGGGCTCCGGGATGCGGGCCCTGCATCTTGGACCACTCCATGAACTGCTCGGTCGAAAGGATCGACTTCATCTTCTCGGCCTGCTCCGCCCGCGCCTTGCGCATCGCCTCGCGATGGGCCTCCATCGTCTGCAACTGCTCGAGCGTCGCGGCATAGACCTGTTCGGACTGTTTTTCCGTGAGCTTTAGGCGTTCGGCCATGCGGTCCGTCATCTCGCGGGCCATCTGCTCGACGGAGGGGCGTTCGCCCGCTTCCGGCCCCCGTTCCATACGCTGCGGCTGCGCGAAGGCGCTCGTACCTGCCGCCATGCAGAGGGCGGCGAAGGCTGCAAAAATCGTCTTTTTCATCTTTTCCGAATTTTGGTTAAACATTCCCGGTTGTCGAAAACCGTTCCGGGGAATCGTCGGTACAAAGGTAACGCCAAACACGAAAACCCGGAGCGGACTCCGGGCGTAACGGCAAAAGGACGGGCCGAACCGCCTATTCGGCAGGGTGAACCGCCCGCAGCCATGTCTTGAATTC from Alistipes dispar carries:
- a CDS encoding RagB/SusD family nutrient uptake outer membrane protein yields the protein MKYIRIILAALVLSVSVSCTSDFLDVDPTTEIPEKDYYDDYETLLKGLMAAYAPLQWPDFVFGEYGPLAFVSDVMSDDVRVGGANETDIPYLQLMRKFSATPNHTPSVLWVVLYSGVYRANTVLQYVDTAEGMSGATRSRIKAEAYALRAYYYTWLWKLFGNVPYYDRNPTGPDYLIDQLTADGVYAKIIGDLDAALTGSGLPKVVKSAELGRFTRAAAQMLRANVVMYQQDASRYATVLTDMCEIIGSGLYSLRSDFAGLWTDSGEWGTESIFEINYTDSPSSRTWENPTKAGGTVFPTLIGINGYSGPKWDTGGYGFEPVEEALYNAYEGDDTRRDATILNFAKYRQQHPEATYTPRYDDTGYFNRKYLGRADGHDKYTGNAPEMNFRNNYRVWRYAETLLIASELIVRTNGDRDEADDYLNQVRARAFGMKPGDAAFAAKRRPATLDNLLLENRLEFALEGHRFWDLVRYGKAEEVLGSRGYTDAKKHLPIPQSEIDQAHGTLKQNPY
- a CDS encoding TonB-dependent receptor, with the protein product MNKLYLNLRNSLFRYLLPVGCLLFWGLPAAAQSGSNARITIHADEQPVIRILNRIGEQSGCSIILRDNDVDPDLKVSLHVDNATLGTALRQLLSGTDLTYQIDGRKISVFRPRRSVPALPGTRKVQGVVIDEQKRPVTGATIVLPQFPTVGTTSASDGSFCLQLPVGADRLEISCIGYEKQQVTLPADAGRTLEIVLQDDVQTLENVVVVGYGVQRKSVVTAAISSVKGDDLRRVTGTRIDNVLKGMVSGVNITQSSGQPGSGVRVRIRGVGTINDSNPLYIVDGMPVSSNIDYLNPADILSVEVLKDAASAAIYGARGANGVILVTTRQGNKGRTSVDYSFSYGWQSPWRTKDVLNAHEYAVMMNEMNMNSGLSPIYENPAALGKGTNWQKELFNYNAPVVEHQASVSGGNDKVNYYLSFGYLYNEGIIGGDVNRSNYDRYSVRANTNYTLFEKSEQRFFRSARAGVNMAYSRTVSRSIGENSERGSVLGSAVSMSPIMGVYAGNPEEVLNEHPTAVTDFSGRVFAIAGDNFGNMVNPIAQLHLPGDKSAADKLIGNIWGEIELYKGLKFKSSYGTELVFSSNDGYQMPYYLGRYTYADRSSVWSSMERLFTWQVENTLTYDCTLGERHQLTVLLGQSAQSSHSQNVGGSSYDISDPSQPWIDTTESDDNSRSAWGAPSPDHRLLSYFGRVSYNYDERYMAEFTLRRDGSSNFGPAHKWATFPSVSVGWNLTNEPFMANRPKALSSLKLRASWGLNGNESIGSFHYISTVTGGADYILGPEGLNTLIPGATPSGYPNDGLKWEESEQFDVGIDASFFGNRLSLTVDYFNKRTNGMLMTVPLPQYIGNSRPYGNVGDMKNSGVEIDLHYLFQVSDVSFDIGGNATYISNRLIRLGNQNGWANYDTVLGNIGTITRAENGEPFPFFYGMRTAGIFQTADEVADYVNSRGEMLQPDARPGDVRFVDCNGDGTIDDADRVKIGKGAPDWTLGFNLAVAWKGIDLGAFFNATIGNDIFDASYRSDYPYLNMPRHMLDRWTGPGSSNRIPRLSRNVDAANWQSSDLYVHDGSFLRLRSLQLGYSFPAALLRKVHIERLRLWVGAENLWTLTSYEGFDPEISSGGTSLGVDRGVYPTARIFTIGANITF
- a CDS encoding FecR family protein yields the protein MEKYFEELIIDYLTGNLSDPDIARFLEFVQSDERHRRRFEELSRLYAQSLIPRFETDKKARYREAERRIAASRRRPSLWRIAGWTRVAAALLVGIVVGAASLFVLRLDAEPGLCEVTVPAGARSQIMLPDSSLVWLNAGSKLIYASDFGRKDRQVRLEGEGYFEVARNVGCPFTVRTDVLDVTVLGTSFNVQAYADARTVEVDLLKGRVEVAAADGRRLSLLPDRQARFDRTSGLFESHPAVTALAADWINGRLSFVNTPFREILDKLQRHFNVRIEVSSEKAAHESFSGSIDLRLSLDEILRYIDVDRKYTWTTTDGTLRLSDRN
- a CDS encoding RNA polymerase sigma-70 factor; the protein is MKTVGKEIIDGLNRGSESAFAALYDSYFSYLCACAATYVPDPVSAEELVNDVFVNIWEHRGRYRVPLHGYLVNSVRNACISHIRSQLFRRRLREGYERELLLFAEQRCLTDAHPLEVLSAQEVETRIRAVVETLPERCRAVFEQYFYRGESAREIAENLRIDPVTVRVHIKNALDRLRVELGPLLTVYLFTTFFKP
- a CDS encoding BF3164 family lipoprotein, with the translated sequence MKKSLAIVLIVLVLSSCSTNPEAHMAFEEVRYIREFPRTYSLTAQDAESVDFGIIGTQDFIVHDSLLILSTANKNGFLTFLSLPDHRNLGSYLLLGNGPQEFIMPPWISQSVFYREKGDLCFTLHNVVRKRLECFNVTRTLESKRLHLSTIKDSLVSTAFRFLYINDSTFMCREITSDETRQIRYFIENGRRTEPLCLIPLNESRVDPGNGNYNILATLIQYNPDRRRVVEAPTLLNHINLYAPDGSFARTICVGKRLDKTKDIQAREYGERIRTYMHLLAYPDFFGALYFGATEKEFELEPGKISPVIQLFDWDGEPLAEIRLPYMATAFDFDLKNGALYTFDRTSEQFQKYDITDLNF